A segment of the Candidatus Omnitrophota bacterium genome:
TGTATAATTCATCCTGCGAAAGACAGGAGGTATTGATGAGTAGAATGCGTAAAAATTTCAGTAAAGAGTTTAAGGCAAAAGTGGCATTGGAAGCGGTGAAGGGATTAAAAACGTCGGCAGAGATCAGCAGCGAGTATTCAGTCCATCCGACCCAAATTGCGCAATGGAAAAAAGAGCTGTGCGAAGGATTGCCGGGTCTGTTTAACGGGCGAAAAAGCCCGCAGGAGAAAGACAAAGATCGCCTGATAGAAGAATTGTACAAACAGATCGGGCAGACGCAGGTAGAAAATGCCTGGCTTAAAAAAAAACTGCCATTTTAGAAATCAATGAACGGAAACAGATGCTGAATGAAGATGACAGAGAATTAAGTATGAGAAAACAGTGCTTATTACTGAGTATCTCCCGGTCAGGGCTGTATTATCAGAAACGACCGGAGAAGTCATATAACATCAAGCTGATGAATCTGATAGACGAAGAATTTACCCGGCATCCGTATATGGGGGTAGAATCAATGACAGAGTATTTACGTCGTGATAAAAGGAAACATTGCGGCCCGAAGAGAGTGCGGAGGCTGATGAGGCAAATGGGTCTAATGCCGATATACCCGAAACACAATACAAGCATACCGAATCACGAGCATAAGGTTTATCCGTATTTACTGAGAGAAGTAACGGTAGACCATCCAAATCAGGTATGGGCGACTGATATAACCTATATACGATTGCGGCACG
Coding sequences within it:
- a CDS encoding IS3 family transposase (programmed frameshift); translation: MSRMRKNFSKEFKAKVALEAVKGLKTSAEISSEYSVHPTQIAQWKKELCEGLPGLFNGRKSPQEKDKDRLIEELYKQIGQTQVENAWLKKKLPILEINERKQMLNEDDRELSMRKQCLLLSISRSGLYYQKRPEKSYNIKLMNLIDEEFTRHPYMGVESMTEYLRRDKRKHCGPKRVRRLMRQMGLMPIYPKHNTSIPNHEHKVYPYLLREVTVDHPNQVWATDITYIRLRHGFAYLVAIMDWHSRSVLSWRLSNTLDSSFCCEALDEALRLYGAPEIFNSDQGCQFTCEAFISRLKAKQISISMDGRGRAFDNIFVERLWRTVKYQDIYIKGYETMQEAQVGLAEYFPYYNRGRRHKSLEHLRPWDVYTGVTCDSANCGCQMVAAGAC